The following proteins come from a genomic window of Blastococcus sp. HT6-30:
- a CDS encoding carbon monoxide dehydrogenase subunit G — translation MNLDGSAVLSGDPEKVWSVITDPAVLARTIPGCESLEQVGDDEYKMNVSVGVGAIRGTYAGEVKLSDKQHPASYVMHASGAGAPGNARATVTINLSPAEDGRTNLTYSADAVIGGPVAGVGQRMITGVAKRMAGQFFKAIDDELTGAVAATPAAARPTAAAVSGTSVSASTGEQSPTAAPPVFAGTAAGLPAGTSSDAQTLALGAAGGALLTLIGVLVGYRLGRRV, via the coding sequence GTGAACCTGGACGGCTCTGCGGTTCTCTCGGGCGACCCGGAGAAGGTGTGGTCGGTGATCACCGACCCGGCCGTGCTGGCGCGCACGATCCCGGGCTGCGAATCGCTGGAGCAGGTCGGGGACGACGAGTACAAGATGAACGTCTCCGTCGGCGTCGGCGCGATCCGCGGCACGTACGCCGGTGAGGTGAAGCTGTCCGACAAGCAGCACCCGGCGTCCTACGTGATGCACGCATCCGGCGCCGGCGCCCCGGGGAACGCACGGGCGACGGTGACGATCAACCTCTCGCCCGCCGAGGACGGCAGGACCAACCTGACCTACTCGGCCGACGCCGTGATCGGCGGGCCGGTGGCCGGCGTGGGCCAGCGGATGATCACCGGCGTGGCCAAGCGGATGGCCGGCCAGTTCTTCAAGGCGATCGACGACGAGCTGACCGGCGCCGTTGCGGCTACCCCGGCAGCGGCCCGGCCGACGGCCGCTGCGGTCAGCGGCACGTCGGTCTCTGCTTCCACTGGGGAGCAGAGCCCGACTGCTGCACCCCCCGTGTTCGCCGGCACGGCCGCCGGCCTTCCGGCGGGAACGTCCAGCGATGCGCAGACGCTCGCGCTGGGCGCCGCCGGCGGTGCCCTGCTGACGCTGATCGGTGTCCTCGTCGGCTACCGCCTCGGCCGCCGGGTGTAG
- a CDS encoding FAD binding domain-containing protein — protein sequence MKPAPFRYADPGSLDEALEVLAEEGAKVLAGGQSLLPLLSMRLAAPATLVDINRVPGLGSVEATDDGVTVGALVRHHALLHDDGAARVQPLLARATANVAHPAIRNRGTTVGSIAHADPSGEMTSVLALTGGSVTVATAAGSETVGWRDLFVGPLETSITGPAVVTSAFFPALPAHSGTAFAEVARRKGDYAVCGAGVVVTLDADRRVESARASYVSVGLTPEVHDLTEAVAGSPVEKADWAAAGALARTLVDPDTDIHASADYRRLLVGVLTERTLAEAAAEAAGRAA from the coding sequence GTGAAACCCGCCCCCTTCCGCTACGCCGACCCAGGCTCCCTGGACGAGGCCCTCGAGGTCCTCGCCGAGGAGGGCGCCAAGGTGCTCGCCGGGGGCCAGTCGCTCCTGCCGCTCCTCTCGATGCGCCTCGCCGCGCCGGCCACACTCGTGGACATCAACCGGGTCCCGGGCCTGGGCTCCGTCGAGGCCACCGACGACGGCGTCACCGTGGGGGCGCTGGTCCGCCACCACGCCCTCCTGCACGACGACGGCGCCGCCCGGGTCCAGCCCCTGCTGGCCCGCGCCACGGCGAACGTCGCCCACCCGGCGATCCGGAACCGAGGAACCACCGTCGGGTCGATCGCGCACGCCGACCCGTCGGGCGAGATGACGTCGGTGCTCGCCCTGACCGGCGGCTCCGTCACGGTGGCGACCGCGGCGGGCAGCGAGACCGTCGGGTGGCGGGACCTCTTCGTCGGCCCACTGGAGACGTCGATCACCGGGCCCGCCGTCGTCACCTCCGCCTTCTTCCCCGCCCTGCCGGCCCACTCGGGCACCGCGTTCGCCGAGGTCGCCCGCCGCAAGGGCGACTACGCGGTCTGCGGCGCGGGCGTCGTCGTCACGCTGGACGCCGACCGGCGGGTGGAGTCGGCACGCGCCTCCTACGTCTCGGTGGGCCTGACCCCCGAGGTGCATGATCTGACCGAGGCCGTCGCCGGGTCGCCGGTGGAGAAGGCCGACTGGGCCGCTGCCGGCGCGCTGGCGCGGACACTGGTGGACCCGGACACCGACATCCACGCCAGCGCCGACTACCGGCGCCTGCTGGTGGGTGTGCTCACCGAACGAACTCTGGCCGAGGCTGCCGCCGAAGCCGCTGGGAGGGCCGCATGA
- the cutA gene encoding aerobic carbon-monoxide dehydrogenase large subunit produces MTTKLFGEPVRRREDQRLITGKGRYLDDIGSQALAAAFVRSPHAHARIVSVDVDEALDVEGLVAIYTYEDLTGPMAEPLPVLIPHPQLHAPRTGFPLANGEVNHVGEPVVMVVATDRYVAEDAVEKIVVTYEELPVVVGVDAARAARNAVHEEIPDNVAARHHQETGDVEPVLAASPRTLSFTQYIERSACMPMEGKGVHARWDADDSSLRVYTSTQASTSVRAAIAAKLSLSLDKVEVIAPDVGGGFGVKIVHPWPEELLVPMAAIALGQEVKWAEDRREHFIGSAHERQQRQEITVGYDDDGRITALDVHIWHDNGAYTPYGIIVPIVTATQLVGPYALPVYRVIVESVFTNTVIVTPYRGAGRPQGCYAMERTMDRIADELGLDRALVRERNLIQPDQFPYEHHLTFQDGRPVIYDSGDYPGLMVKLKDLVGWSSVDELRAGAEARGKLLGVGMALYVEGTGPGPYEGGHVQVLGSGKVLVSTGLTSQGQGHETAFAQIVASELGVPIEDVEVTTGDTRRFGYAVGTFASRAAVMSGNAIALAARGVREKALRIAAEVLEASPEDLEIDEGLVQVKGVPGTSIPLRTVAVLSNPLRYAFDEAARQATQFAGPGDDSKPPVAPGDAPGLEHRDYYSPIRSTFASGAHAAIVEIDPATWEIDVVKYAVVHDCGNVVNPMIVEGQVHGGVAQGVGGALYERMAYDADGQLQNASFMDFLMPYASEVPDIDIDHQQTPSPLNPLGIKGAGEAGVIPGTAALASAIEDAVGRRIASMPISPTELYDLVRSPDSEKTAAAGRRAGTGVMA; encoded by the coding sequence GTGACGACGAAGCTCTTCGGCGAGCCGGTCCGCCGGCGCGAGGACCAGCGGCTGATCACCGGCAAGGGCCGCTACCTGGACGACATCGGCTCGCAGGCGCTGGCCGCCGCGTTCGTGCGCTCGCCGCACGCGCACGCCCGCATCGTCTCCGTCGACGTCGACGAGGCGCTGGACGTCGAGGGTCTGGTGGCCATCTACACCTACGAGGACCTGACCGGCCCGATGGCCGAGCCGCTGCCGGTGCTCATCCCGCACCCGCAGCTGCACGCCCCGCGCACCGGGTTCCCGCTCGCGAACGGCGAGGTGAACCACGTCGGCGAGCCCGTCGTCATGGTGGTGGCCACCGACCGGTACGTGGCCGAGGACGCCGTCGAGAAGATCGTCGTCACGTACGAGGAGCTGCCCGTCGTCGTCGGCGTGGACGCCGCCCGCGCGGCGCGCAACGCGGTGCACGAGGAGATCCCGGACAACGTCGCGGCCCGGCACCACCAGGAGACCGGTGACGTCGAGCCGGTGCTGGCCGCCTCGCCCCGCACGCTGAGTTTCACCCAGTACATCGAACGCAGCGCCTGCATGCCCATGGAGGGCAAGGGCGTGCACGCCCGCTGGGACGCCGACGACTCCTCGCTGCGCGTCTACACGAGCACCCAGGCGTCGACGTCGGTACGCGCGGCGATCGCGGCGAAGTTGAGCCTCTCGCTGGACAAGGTCGAGGTGATCGCGCCTGACGTCGGCGGCGGCTTCGGCGTGAAGATCGTGCACCCGTGGCCCGAGGAGCTGCTGGTGCCGATGGCCGCCATCGCCCTGGGCCAGGAGGTGAAGTGGGCCGAGGACCGGCGCGAGCACTTCATCGGCTCGGCGCACGAGCGCCAGCAGCGGCAGGAGATCACCGTCGGGTACGACGACGACGGCCGGATCACCGCCCTCGACGTGCACATCTGGCACGACAACGGCGCTTACACGCCCTACGGGATCATCGTGCCGATCGTGACGGCGACCCAGCTGGTCGGGCCGTACGCGCTGCCGGTGTACCGGGTGATCGTGGAGTCGGTGTTCACCAACACCGTCATCGTGACGCCGTACCGCGGCGCCGGGCGGCCGCAGGGCTGCTACGCGATGGAGCGGACGATGGACCGCATCGCCGACGAGCTGGGCCTGGACCGGGCGCTGGTGCGCGAGCGGAACCTGATCCAGCCCGATCAGTTCCCCTACGAGCACCACCTGACGTTCCAGGACGGCCGGCCGGTCATCTACGACTCGGGCGACTACCCGGGGCTGATGGTGAAGCTCAAGGACCTCGTGGGCTGGTCCTCGGTGGACGAGCTCCGAGCCGGAGCCGAGGCGCGCGGGAAGCTGCTCGGCGTCGGGATGGCGCTGTACGTGGAGGGCACCGGGCCCGGGCCGTACGAGGGCGGGCACGTGCAGGTGCTGGGTTCGGGCAAGGTGCTGGTGTCCACCGGGCTCACCTCGCAGGGACAGGGGCACGAGACGGCGTTCGCGCAGATCGTCGCCTCCGAGCTCGGTGTGCCGATCGAGGACGTCGAGGTGACCACCGGCGACACCCGGCGCTTCGGCTACGCCGTCGGCACGTTCGCCTCGCGGGCCGCGGTGATGAGCGGCAACGCGATCGCACTGGCCGCGCGCGGGGTGCGGGAGAAGGCGCTGCGGATCGCCGCCGAGGTGCTGGAGGCGTCGCCCGAGGACCTGGAGATCGACGAGGGCCTCGTGCAGGTGAAGGGCGTGCCGGGCACGTCGATCCCGCTGCGCACGGTGGCGGTGCTGTCGAACCCGCTGCGGTACGCCTTCGACGAGGCGGCCCGGCAGGCGACGCAGTTCGCCGGCCCGGGGGACGACTCCAAGCCGCCGGTGGCGCCGGGCGATGCGCCGGGGCTGGAGCACCGCGACTACTACTCGCCGATCCGGTCGACGTTCGCCTCCGGGGCGCACGCGGCGATCGTGGAGATCGACCCGGCGACGTGGGAGATCGACGTCGTGAAGTACGCGGTGGTGCACGACTGCGGCAACGTGGTGAACCCGATGATCGTCGAGGGCCAGGTGCACGGCGGCGTGGCCCAGGGCGTCGGCGGGGCGCTGTACGAGCGGATGGCCTACGACGCCGACGGGCAGCTGCAGAACGCCTCGTTCATGGACTTCCTGATGCCCTACGCGTCGGAGGTCCCGGACATCGACATCGACCACCAGCAGACGCCGTCGCCGCTGAACCCGCTGGGCATCAAGGGCGCCGGCGAGGCCGGCGTCATCCCGGGGACGGCGGCCCTGGCCTCGGCGATCGAGGATGCGGTGGGACGGCGGATCGCCTCGATGCCGATCTCGCCGACCGAGCTGTACGACCTGGTGCGTTCCCCTGATTCGGAGAAGACCGCTGCGGCCGGGCGCCGGGCGGGGACTGGAGTGATGGCGTGA
- a CDS encoding solute carrier family 23 protein has protein sequence MAFGWKLYGDGKTPPLGEAVAPDERLSWPRTVGIGAQHVVAMFGATFVFPIVMGLDPNLAIMMSGVATIIFLLIVKNRVPSYLGTSAAFVGGVAAIRANGGDSSDVVGALLVAGVVLALVGLLIHFAGLGVINRVLPPAVTGAVVMLIGFNLAPVAAGVYWPQDQWVALATMAFVIVASLALRGFLARISILLGLIFGYLLSVLLDATAGQITSVDGTGAVSTRDRINFDSVAGADWFGFPDFTGPSFSLNFSLLVIPAVIALVAENAGHVKAVSEMTKRDLDPYMGRAVAADGIATVVATSVGGSPTTTYAENIGVMAATRVYSTAAYYVAALVAILLGLIPKFGALINIVPGGVLGGITVVLYGMIGLLGAKIWKENRVDFANPINLVPLAAGIIIGIGNVTLTFTDEYVLNGIALGSIVAVVAWHVARALAPAEMKAALLREGAHPAAGSTFGHGVGDEVSSDPSSVDEVGRPGVLDGKTPGSDAHRR, from the coding sequence ATGGCGTTCGGGTGGAAGCTCTACGGGGACGGCAAGACGCCCCCGCTCGGGGAGGCCGTCGCACCCGACGAGCGCCTCTCCTGGCCACGCACGGTCGGCATCGGCGCGCAGCACGTCGTCGCGATGTTCGGGGCGACGTTCGTCTTCCCGATCGTCATGGGGCTGGACCCCAACCTCGCCATCATGATGAGCGGCGTCGCGACGATCATCTTCCTGCTGATCGTGAAGAACCGGGTGCCGAGCTACCTCGGCACCAGCGCCGCCTTCGTCGGCGGTGTGGCCGCGATCCGGGCCAACGGCGGTGACTCCAGCGACGTCGTCGGCGCGCTGCTGGTCGCCGGCGTCGTCCTCGCCCTGGTCGGTCTGCTGATCCACTTCGCGGGTCTGGGCGTCATCAACCGGGTGCTCCCGCCGGCCGTCACCGGCGCGGTGGTCATGCTCATCGGCTTCAACCTCGCCCCGGTCGCCGCCGGCGTGTACTGGCCGCAGGACCAGTGGGTCGCGCTGGCCACGATGGCCTTCGTCATCGTCGCCTCGCTCGCCCTGCGCGGCTTCCTCGCCCGCATCTCGATCCTGCTCGGCCTGATCTTCGGCTACCTGCTGTCGGTCCTGCTGGACGCCACCGCCGGCCAGATCACCTCGGTCGACGGCACGGGCGCGGTCAGCACCCGGGACCGGATCAACTTCGACTCGGTCGCCGGCGCCGACTGGTTCGGCTTCCCCGACTTCACCGGGCCGAGCTTCTCGCTCAACTTCTCGCTGCTGGTGATCCCCGCGGTGATCGCCCTGGTGGCGGAGAACGCCGGCCACGTCAAGGCCGTCTCCGAGATGACCAAGCGCGACCTCGACCCGTACATGGGCCGTGCCGTCGCGGCCGACGGCATCGCGACCGTCGTCGCCACCTCCGTCGGCGGCTCCCCCACCACCACCTACGCCGAGAACATCGGCGTGATGGCTGCCACCCGCGTGTACTCGACGGCGGCCTACTACGTGGCCGCGCTCGTCGCCATCCTGCTGGGCCTGATCCCCAAGTTCGGCGCGCTGATCAACATCGTCCCGGGCGGCGTGCTCGGCGGCATCACCGTGGTCCTCTACGGGATGATCGGCCTGCTGGGCGCCAAGATCTGGAAGGAGAACCGGGTCGACTTCGCCAACCCGATCAACCTCGTGCCGCTCGCGGCCGGGATCATCATCGGCATCGGCAACGTCACCCTGACCTTCACCGACGAGTACGTGCTCAACGGCATCGCGCTGGGCTCGATCGTCGCGGTCGTCGCCTGGCACGTGGCGCGGGCGCTGGCGCCGGCCGAGATGAAGGCGGCGCTGCTCCGCGAGGGCGCGCACCCGGCCGCCGGCAGCACCTTCGGGCACGGCGTCGGCGACGAGGTCAGCTCCGACCCGTCGTCGGTGGACGAGGTCGGCCGCCCCGGCGTCCTCGACGGCAAGACCCCGGGCTCGGACGCACACCGCCGCTGA
- a CDS encoding FdrA family protein: MSPSAPSGGDAAVSVQLRSGVYADSVKLMQVSRRVGARDGVSAVLVAMATPLNLELAANMGLAPAGDASPEQLLIAVRAEDDAALADALADVDAALAERERSTGSATAVAHRTVGAGLDELAPDSPALAIVSVPGQYAVAEAADAIAAGRSVLVFSDGVPVEHEVALKRAAHDAGVLVMGPDCGTAIVSGVALGFANVVRPGPVGLVAASGTGAQQVSCLLDMAGVGVSHVLGVGGRDLKEEVGGLATLDALAALDADPATERVLVVSKPPAPSVAAAVTSFADGLSVPVRSAALSAETPDLTAAVEALLTDMGLDVPVWPSRPGPAEAAVPGAALKGLYSGGTLADEAMLIAAPALGGIRSNTPLEPELDLGTDLSASGHLVVDFGDDALTVGRAHPMIDPTLRLEAIAGVAAADEPAVLLLDVVLGYGADPDPAGALVPALRAARAQKHLPVVVALIGTEGDPQGWSRQADALAAAGCAVFSSNAAATRYALDLLGASA; the protein is encoded by the coding sequence ATGAGCCCCTCAGCCCCCTCCGGTGGAGACGCCGCGGTCTCGGTGCAGCTGCGATCCGGGGTCTACGCCGACTCGGTGAAGTTGATGCAGGTGAGCCGCCGCGTCGGCGCCCGCGACGGCGTCTCGGCCGTGCTCGTCGCCATGGCGACGCCGCTGAACCTGGAGCTCGCCGCGAACATGGGGCTCGCCCCTGCCGGCGACGCCTCGCCCGAGCAGCTCCTGATCGCCGTCCGCGCCGAGGACGACGCCGCGCTGGCCGATGCGCTCGCCGACGTCGACGCCGCGCTGGCCGAGCGGGAGCGCTCCACCGGCAGCGCCACCGCCGTCGCGCACCGCACGGTCGGGGCCGGGCTCGACGAGCTCGCGCCCGACTCCCCGGCGCTGGCCATCGTGAGCGTCCCCGGCCAGTACGCCGTCGCCGAGGCCGCCGACGCCATCGCCGCCGGCCGCAGCGTGCTGGTCTTCTCCGACGGCGTCCCCGTCGAGCACGAGGTCGCGCTCAAGCGCGCCGCCCACGACGCCGGCGTGCTCGTCATGGGGCCCGACTGCGGCACCGCGATCGTCTCCGGCGTCGCCCTCGGCTTCGCCAACGTCGTCCGCCCCGGCCCGGTCGGGCTCGTCGCCGCGTCGGGCACGGGCGCCCAGCAGGTGTCCTGCCTGCTCGACATGGCCGGCGTCGGGGTCTCCCACGTGCTCGGCGTCGGCGGCCGCGACCTCAAGGAGGAGGTCGGTGGGCTGGCCACCCTGGACGCGCTCGCCGCGCTGGACGCCGACCCCGCCACCGAGCGGGTGCTGGTGGTGTCCAAGCCACCGGCGCCCTCGGTCGCCGCCGCGGTGACGTCGTTCGCCGACGGGCTCTCCGTGCCCGTCCGCAGCGCCGCGCTGTCGGCGGAGACCCCGGACCTCACCGCCGCCGTCGAGGCGCTGCTGACCGACATGGGGCTCGACGTCCCGGTGTGGCCGTCGCGCCCCGGGCCCGCGGAGGCCGCCGTTCCCGGCGCGGCGCTCAAGGGCCTCTACTCCGGCGGCACGCTCGCCGACGAGGCCATGTTGATCGCCGCCCCGGCGCTCGGCGGCATCCGCTCGAACACCCCGCTGGAGCCGGAGCTCGACCTCGGCACGGACCTGTCCGCCTCCGGCCACCTGGTCGTCGACTTCGGCGACGACGCCCTCACCGTGGGCCGCGCGCACCCGATGATCGACCCGACGCTGCGGCTGGAGGCCATCGCCGGCGTCGCCGCCGCCGACGAGCCGGCGGTCCTGCTGCTCGACGTCGTCCTCGGGTACGGGGCCGACCCCGATCCGGCCGGCGCGCTGGTCCCTGCGCTGCGGGCGGCCCGGGCGCAGAAGCATCTGCCGGTCGTCGTCGCGCTGATCGGCACCGAGGGCGATCCGCAGGGCTGGTCGCGCCAGGCCGACGCCCTGGCCGCCGCCGGCTGTGCCGTCTTCTCGTCCAACGCCGCGGCCACGCGGTACGCCCTCGACCTGCTGGGAGCATCCGCATGA
- a CDS encoding helix-turn-helix domain-containing protein, translating to MAAEGDQRAVLRTGATRERLTVRLNALVSAGVLERREYSQSPPRADYHLTKAGRDLLPVLQALMQWGDRHVADTPPVELHHHGHRISASWVCDVCGEPVGRDTERHVPGGH from the coding sequence CTGGCGGCCGAGGGCGACCAGCGAGCCGTCCTCCGCACTGGTGCGACCCGGGAGCGGCTGACCGTCCGGCTGAACGCCCTCGTGAGCGCCGGCGTGCTGGAGCGTCGCGAGTACAGCCAGAGCCCGCCGCGGGCCGACTACCACCTGACGAAGGCCGGCCGGGACCTCCTCCCGGTGCTGCAGGCGCTCATGCAGTGGGGTGACCGCCACGTCGCCGACACCCCGCCGGTCGAGCTGCACCACCACGGGCACCGCATCTCGGCCTCCTGGGTGTGCGACGTCTGCGGCGAGCCGGTGGGGCGCGACACCGAGCGGCACGTTCCCGGCGGGCACTGA
- a CDS encoding SDR family oxidoreductase, which produces MPKTWFITGASRGFGREWSIAALERGDAVAATARNTDSLADLVRQFGDRVLPVELDVDDRDAVFAAVQQAHDHFGALDVVVNNAGYGQFGMVEEISEAEARAQFDTNVLGALFVTQAALPYLRAQRSGHILQVSSIGGISAFPNIGIYHASKWALEGFSQSLAAEVADFGIKVTIIEPGAYATEWGGASAKHATPNPAYDDFREKAAEQRKARAGNPGDPLATREAVLQLVDAENPPLRIFFGDGPLAIAERDYESRLAEWRAWEPLSKAAHGSKS; this is translated from the coding sequence ATGCCCAAGACCTGGTTCATCACCGGCGCATCCCGTGGCTTCGGCCGCGAATGGTCGATCGCCGCCCTCGAGCGCGGTGACGCCGTCGCCGCCACCGCCCGGAACACCGACAGCCTCGCCGACCTGGTGCGGCAGTTCGGCGACAGGGTGCTGCCGGTCGAGCTCGACGTCGACGACCGCGATGCCGTCTTCGCGGCCGTGCAGCAGGCGCACGACCACTTCGGCGCGCTGGACGTCGTCGTCAACAACGCGGGCTACGGCCAGTTCGGCATGGTCGAGGAGATCAGCGAGGCCGAGGCCCGCGCCCAGTTCGACACCAACGTCCTCGGCGCCCTGTTCGTCACCCAGGCCGCCCTGCCCTACCTGCGGGCCCAGCGCTCCGGCCACATCCTGCAGGTCAGCAGCATCGGTGGGATCAGCGCGTTCCCGAACATCGGCATCTACCACGCCTCCAAGTGGGCGCTGGAGGGGTTCAGCCAGTCGCTGGCCGCGGAGGTCGCCGACTTCGGCATCAAGGTGACGATCATCGAGCCAGGCGCCTACGCCACCGAGTGGGGCGGTGCCTCGGCCAAGCACGCCACCCCGAACCCGGCCTACGACGACTTCCGCGAGAAGGCGGCCGAGCAGCGGAAGGCCCGCGCCGGCAACCCGGGCGACCCGCTCGCCACCCGCGAGGCGGTGCTGCAGCTCGTCGATGCGGAGAACCCGCCGCTGCGGATCTTCTTCGGCGACGGCCCGCTGGCGATCGCCGAGCGCGACTACGAGTCCCGGCTGGCCGAGTGGCGCGCATGGGAGCCGCTCTCCAAGGCGGCGCACGGCAGCAAGAGCTGA
- a CDS encoding (2Fe-2S)-binding protein → MTAVDTERTITVTVNGVPREATVPVRRLLSDALRHDLGLTGTHVGCEHGVCGACTVIVDGAPVRSCLMLAVQVHGSEVRTVEGLAHDDHQGGQVLHPVQEAFRECHALQCGFCTPGFLMTIAAGLEGRDNSVEITEEEVDEMVGGNLCRCTGYANIKKAVHTAAAAMKDDA, encoded by the coding sequence ATGACCGCCGTCGACACCGAGCGGACCATCACCGTCACCGTGAACGGTGTTCCCCGTGAAGCCACCGTGCCGGTGCGCCGGCTGCTGTCCGACGCCCTGCGGCACGACCTGGGGCTGACCGGCACCCACGTCGGCTGCGAGCACGGCGTCTGCGGAGCGTGCACGGTGATCGTCGACGGCGCTCCGGTGCGCTCGTGCCTGATGCTCGCCGTCCAGGTGCACGGGTCGGAGGTGCGCACCGTGGAGGGGCTGGCGCACGACGACCACCAGGGCGGCCAGGTGCTGCACCCGGTGCAGGAGGCCTTCCGCGAGTGCCACGCCCTGCAGTGCGGGTTCTGCACGCCGGGCTTCCTGATGACGATCGCGGCCGGGCTCGAGGGGCGCGACAACTCGGTGGAGATCACCGAGGAGGAGGTGGACGAGATGGTCGGCGGCAACCTCTGCCGGTGCACCGGCTACGCCAACATCAAGAAGGCCGTGCACACCGCGGCCGCCGCGATGAAGGACGACGCGTGA